Part of the Deltaproteobacteria bacterium genome, GTCTGCTCGCGGCATATGGACTCTCGCGGGGCAGGATCCCCGGCAAAAAGCATTTCTACTTCTGGGTCATCTCCACTAGAATGGCTCCTCCTGTCGCGGTCATGGTCCCCCTGTATGTGTTATGGCGGAGCTTTCATATTCTTCAGACACTGCCCGGGTTGGTTCTGGCCTATACGACCTTCAATCTTCCTTTTTCCATCTGGTTGCTGAGGGGGTTCATGGATTCGATTCCGAGGGAGATCGAGGAGGCTGCCTATGTTGACGGGCGGAACCGATTCCGGGGGTTCTTGGATGTTGTTTTTCCTCTTATAGCTCCAGGGGTGGGGGCTACGGTTATTCTTTGCAGCCTGATGGCCTGGAATGACTATATATTCGCTCTCATTCTCGGCGGGCGAGCCGTAAAAACGATTCCTGTCGGGATCAGTGAACTCGAGAGTGCCACGTCGATTCTTTGGGGTCAGATCATGGCCGGGGGTACCGTGCTTATCGTTCCGATGGTGATTCTCGGTTTGGTCATCAAGAAGTTCCTCGTCACCGGACTTACCATGGGGGCCATGAGGGGATGAGCAAGATGGCAGGCATCTAATTCTTGTCGGGGAGGATTGGAACAGTGAAAGACAAGGTTGCATTGGTTACAGGAGGGGGTAGGGGAATCGGTCGAGCCATTGTTCTTCGCCTGGCCAAGGACGGTTT contains:
- a CDS encoding carbohydrate ABC transporter permease: MDSRIGKTLKIIAVGLFFIWTVVPVIFLVASSFKATGDIFDLPKPGDWVGIFKLLFVFKASLTQFHNMFIEGPFFAYLRNSLLATGLSVLISVPLGLLAAYGLSRGRIPGKKHFYFWVISTRMAPPVAVMVPLYVLWRSFHILQTLPGLVLAYTTFNLPFSIWLLRGFMDSIPREIEEAAYVDGRNRFRGFLDVVFPLIAPGVGATVILCSLMAWNDYIFALILGGRAVKTIPVGISELESATSILWGQIMAGGTVLIVPMVILGLVIKKFLVTGLTMGAMRG